Proteins co-encoded in one Candidatus Poribacteria bacterium genomic window:
- a CDS encoding cupin domain-containing protein: MKHIYHKEDAEVVRIEGEAPRTLYTLVEPNTVGTSHFAMGLEEVDPNSEIPLHSHSEAEEIIFVYGGQGKAFVGDEVADLKPGTVIYLPPNVEHRFVNTGDEPLWITWTLSPPGFEKQIRRIADGSAGMEVFSQS, from the coding sequence ATGAAACACATTTATCACAAAGAAGATGCCGAAGTCGTACGTATCGAGGGGGAAGCACCACGAACCTTGTACACCCTCGTTGAACCGAATACTGTCGGTACTTCACATTTCGCGATGGGACTCGAAGAGGTCGATCCCAATAGTGAAATTCCACTTCACTCGCACAGTGAGGCCGAAGAGATTATTTTTGTCTATGGTGGACAAGGCAAAGCGTTTGTCGGTGATGAAGTTGCTGATCTGAAACCTGGTACAGTCATCTATCTCCCCCCCAATGTGGAACACCGCTTTGTTAATACAGGCGATGAACCGCTCTGGATTACATGGACGCTCTCACCCCCCGGTTTTGAGAAACAGATCCGCAGGATTGCTGATGGTTCTGCCGGAATGGAAGTCTTTAGCCAGTCCTAA
- a CDS encoding phosphotransferase: MGEKMSCPFCGTQVEYAIENSPDWYRDSSLPVYRIDCHDRCRQYWLEAISGHPPQIDPDILAFLDSLNDAQRTFISESTQHACDNDILIVYSKRGLQFLATDWHYAKAAVGSYGLNNASFRISGVGFDIANMLFFVDTEDARFTLRLHQAGTAVYKIQSEIYWLQALRNKGGIKTLSPVPGRDGEMIQCTSPNDLPSRYATVYDWIPGETLGALSAAEKTPELIRSLGSIVGRMHSVSETLELPDWFTRPRYYDIEWVTLQVEKALASGNIDDSAEAREKLASLPSRFSQFVAEHGERRDAFGLIHLDLAPHNIVVSEGQLCPIDVMQFGFGYYLSDILTLSRQLSKSEQAIFFEGYQEVRLLPKDYQQQLALFEEIRAL; encoded by the coding sequence ATGGGAGAGAAAATGTCGTGCCCATTTTGTGGCACCCAAGTTGAATACGCCATCGAAAATTCCCCCGATTGGTACCGAGATTCGTCTCTACCTGTCTATCGGATCGATTGTCACGATAGATGCAGACAGTATTGGCTCGAAGCAATTTCTGGTCACCCTCCACAGATTGATCCCGATATCCTTGCCTTCCTTGACTCCCTCAATGATGCACAACGCACGTTTATCTCCGAATCCACACAACACGCCTGCGACAACGACATTTTGATAGTTTATAGCAAAAGGGGTTTACAGTTCCTTGCCACCGATTGGCACTATGCAAAAGCGGCTGTTGGGTCGTATGGATTGAATAACGCCTCATTCCGAATTAGTGGGGTTGGATTTGATATTGCGAACATGTTGTTTTTCGTGGATACTGAAGACGCCCGGTTCACACTGAGACTCCATCAAGCTGGAACTGCTGTGTATAAAATTCAATCCGAAATCTATTGGCTACAGGCACTGCGGAATAAGGGTGGTATCAAGACCCTCTCACCCGTGCCAGGACGTGATGGCGAAATGATTCAGTGTACCTCTCCAAACGATCTACCGTCGCGCTATGCGACTGTATACGATTGGATTCCTGGCGAGACATTGGGTGCCCTTTCGGCAGCGGAAAAGACACCAGAATTGATTCGGAGTCTTGGATCAATAGTGGGTCGTATGCACTCTGTGTCGGAAACGTTAGAATTGCCAGACTGGTTTACCCGTCCTCGGTACTACGATATAGAGTGGGTTACGCTGCAAGTTGAAAAGGCACTTGCAAGTGGCAATATAGATGACTCAGCGGAGGCACGTGAAAAACTCGCTTCGCTTCCTTCGCGTTTCTCTCAGTTTGTTGCAGAACATGGTGAGAGACGAGACGCTTTTGGACTGATTCACTTGGATTTGGCACCGCATAATATCGTCGTCTCGGAGGGGCAGCTCTGCCCAATTGACGTGATGCAATTTGGATTTGGCTATTATCTTTCAGATATTCTAACGCTTTCACGCCAATTGAGTAAGTCTGAACAGGCAATTTTCTTTGAGGGTTATCAAGAAGTGCGCCTACTCCCGAAAGATTATCAGCAACAGTTGGCTTTATTTGAGGAGATACGGGCGTTGTGA
- a CDS encoding MFS transporter yields the protein MNKSDSNQMNVRSKESYPHEKRNLIVFALNQIVMRFGWMFKSESVVIPAFIDTYTSSGTIRGLLPLILRIGQSLPQFLVAQRVAQMPKKQAFFVFTSFGFAIPWCVLSLILGVTDWSANIIVATFLVLCTVHWLAVGCNHLANGTLQGKLISPEKRGRLLAYSNIIGCTISIGLAFYLLPRWLSDNAAHYIVLFNATAISFGVAALVSFWFKELPSRPQRNAPFFQFLGDALLLLRYDRNFRRFAIVILLFYSIWPLFPHYTVFGQRTLGLVPSGFVALIVAQNASNAVGAGIMGNIADRSGNRLVLRILILISACMPLLAIGISRMPSGGQFYWIVFALMGFTPVSARIVTNYTLEIAPQEKHPQYLGVMSLFQAIPLFVSPLIGALIETLAFEPVFISCSVLVSIGFLLTFRLDEPRFNQGT from the coding sequence ATGAACAAAAGTGACTCTAATCAAATGAACGTCCGTTCTAAAGAATCTTATCCGCATGAAAAACGCAATTTAATTGTATTCGCCTTGAATCAAATTGTGATGCGTTTCGGTTGGATGTTCAAATCCGAGTCTGTGGTCATTCCGGCGTTTATCGACACCTACACGTCGTCTGGCACCATCCGTGGATTGCTCCCACTCATTTTACGCATTGGACAGAGTTTGCCGCAATTTCTGGTTGCGCAGCGCGTTGCACAGATGCCGAAAAAACAGGCATTCTTCGTTTTCACAAGTTTCGGTTTTGCGATCCCGTGGTGCGTGTTGTCTCTTATATTGGGTGTAACAGACTGGTCAGCCAATATTATTGTTGCGACTTTCCTTGTACTATGTACCGTGCACTGGCTTGCTGTCGGTTGCAATCATCTGGCTAACGGGACGCTACAAGGCAAACTCATCAGTCCAGAAAAACGGGGGCGCCTCCTCGCTTACTCTAATATCATCGGCTGTACGATTTCGATTGGCCTCGCTTTTTATCTGCTACCGCGTTGGCTTTCTGATAACGCTGCCCATTATATAGTGCTTTTCAATGCAACGGCTATCTCCTTTGGTGTTGCCGCTTTGGTGAGTTTCTGGTTTAAAGAGCTTCCGTCACGACCCCAACGTAACGCTCCCTTTTTTCAGTTTCTCGGAGATGCCCTCCTCTTATTGAGATACGATAGAAACTTTCGACGATTTGCGATTGTTATCTTGCTGTTTTATTCAATCTGGCCCCTTTTTCCACATTATACCGTTTTCGGACAGCGGACCTTAGGGTTAGTCCCTTCCGGTTTTGTTGCGTTGATCGTCGCACAGAATGCGTCCAATGCCGTCGGTGCTGGCATCATGGGCAATATCGCAGACCGCTCGGGCAACCGATTGGTTTTGCGCATTCTGATATTAATCAGTGCCTGTATGCCGCTGTTAGCGATTGGCATTAGTCGCATGCCTTCCGGTGGGCAATTCTATTGGATTGTCTTTGCCCTTATGGGATTCACACCCGTGTCTGCTCGCATTGTCACAAACTATACCCTTGAAATCGCGCCACAAGAAAAACACCCACAATACCTCGGCGTGATGAGCCTTTTTCAAGCCATTCCCTTGTTTGTTTCACCCTTAATTGGAGCACTTATCGAGACATTAGCGTTTGAACCGGTTTTCATCAGCTGTTCAGTACTCGTTTCAATTGGGTTCTTGTTGACTTTCAGACTGGACGAACCGCGATTCAACCAAGGCACCTAA
- a CDS encoding aldo/keto reductase: protein MGYEIPKTVLGRTGLTVTRLGVGGAYCESAEVYRRAIDAGINYIDTARAYRDGEDEKVIGTAIKGQRDKLIIATKTHERDAISARKDLETSLRTLSVDYIDIYQLHHLNTQDGRVKALAPGGAMEMAQKAREEGLVRFIGVTGHDWFQVQEAVATGLFDTVLCWYNCAMKIPERTVFPAADKHDTGVVIMNASRNDRLFDASDAPSPEEFYRYVLSHQSVNVTIMGLRDIERFHRVAKALSEQETLTSQAKMGLETYGAQLLQKGKL from the coding sequence ATGGGTTATGAAATTCCGAAAACAGTTTTAGGTCGCACAGGCTTGACAGTCACTCGGCTCGGTGTCGGCGGCGCGTATTGTGAATCTGCTGAGGTGTACCGCAGGGCAATTGATGCTGGTATTAATTATATTGATACGGCGCGCGCATACAGAGATGGCGAGGATGAAAAAGTCATCGGAACAGCAATAAAAGGACAACGCGATAAACTTATTATTGCGACCAAAACACACGAACGCGATGCCATCAGCGCACGGAAAGACCTTGAAACATCTCTACGGACACTTAGCGTCGATTACATTGACATCTACCAACTGCATCATCTGAATACGCAAGACGGACGCGTCAAAGCACTGGCACCCGGCGGCGCGATGGAGATGGCACAGAAAGCACGAGAGGAGGGGCTTGTGCGATTCATCGGTGTGACTGGGCACGATTGGTTTCAGGTGCAAGAAGCGGTCGCCACTGGACTTTTCGATACGGTTCTCTGCTGGTACAATTGTGCGATGAAAATACCTGAACGTACTGTTTTTCCCGCAGCCGATAAACATGATACAGGCGTGGTCATTATGAATGCCTCGCGTAATGATAGACTCTTTGATGCGTCAGACGCACCATCCCCAGAGGAATTCTATCGCTATGTGCTGAGTCATCAGAGCGTCAATGTAACGATTATGGGATTGAGGGACATTGAACGGTTTCATCGCGTTGCCAAAGCACTCTCCGAGCAAGAAACGTTAACATCCCAGGCGAAAATGGGTTTGGAAACCTATGGGGCACAGCTGCTCCAAAAAGGGAAATTATAA
- a CDS encoding SDR family oxidoreductase: MIDPKLEGKVALITGANHGIGAATALALGKQGVKVFASFFCPPCQYSKEKLKRAEKSGIGGDTLYRAMQQKPISELVNRFRDAEMTISALEADLAEETNISKLFDACEKEFGPIDILINNHTHCVLETFDPEQTSRAGSGIFLSTAANIDAHFVINSRAYALMMQAYLNQYLRNGLNWGRIVNTSTDAAHCHPLNVSYAASKHAIESYSRSAACELGKYGITVNVVAPGPVQTGYIEPENEKAIAKSTPLGRVGKPEDVADVTVFLCSEQARWLTGQLLYVGGGYRIPQ, translated from the coding sequence ATGATTGATCCGAAATTAGAGGGAAAAGTGGCACTGATTACGGGTGCCAACCATGGTATCGGTGCCGCAACAGCATTGGCACTCGGCAAACAAGGTGTGAAAGTATTTGCTTCATTTTTTTGTCCACCCTGTCAATACAGCAAAGAAAAACTGAAACGTGCCGAAAAATCAGGAATAGGCGGAGATACGCTTTACCGAGCCATGCAACAGAAGCCCATTTCTGAACTTGTCAATCGGTTTAGAGATGCCGAGATGACAATATCTGCTTTAGAGGCGGACCTTGCTGAGGAAACAAACATCTCAAAACTCTTTGATGCATGTGAGAAAGAATTCGGTCCCATCGACATCTTGATTAATAATCATACCCACTGCGTGTTAGAGACATTTGACCCGGAACAAACTTCAAGAGCAGGGAGTGGTATTTTCTTATCAACTGCTGCAAATATTGATGCCCACTTTGTTATCAATTCTCGGGCTTATGCCTTGATGATGCAAGCGTATCTGAACCAATACCTGAGAAATGGATTGAACTGGGGCCGGATTGTTAATACGAGTACGGATGCCGCACATTGTCACCCGTTGAATGTTAGTTATGCAGCAAGCAAACACGCCATCGAATCCTATAGCCGCTCCGCCGCGTGTGAGTTGGGGAAATACGGGATCACGGTGAATGTCGTTGCTCCCGGACCTGTGCAGACAGGTTACATTGAACCAGAGAACGAAAAAGCAATTGCGAAATCTACACCCTTAGGAAGGGTTGGCAAACCCGAAGATGTGGCTGATGTCACAGTTTTTCTCTGTTCTGAACAGGCGCGGTGGCTCACAGGGCAGCTGCTATACGTTGGTGGCGGCTATCGAATACCACAATAA
- a CDS encoding glycoside hydrolase family 32 protein, which yields MNTAIEKTEALIHSTRVLESMYEGDPYRPCYHFTPPFGWMNDINGSIFWKGRYHIFYQHNPEGGYWKWMQWGHASSVDLVHWVHHPIALTPDLDGPDRDGCFSGGALVNREGTPTFIYHGVPDGTCIAASDDDLLITWDKHPANPVIPVPKPGEKGHGEYIVFDPCAWLEGDTYYALIGNRIPEQVGDGTALFKSSNLVEWEFVRSFYQSRREWTDAEEDCAVPDFYPLGDKHMLLFCSHWQGTQYYLGRFENEAYHVENYGRMSWAGGMLGGPRSLLDAHGRRIFFDWIREIRDIEEERASGWSGVMTLPRVLSLATDGSLQIEPVPELDCLRMNPKELKNITLNTDEALNLEEIQGNCLELAVEIDPKDATEVGVQVLCSPNQAERTGILYVPGEGTLKIDISRSTLNDAIRYPHYRDAGGTARLPESEQFVDAQHAPFALKDNETLQLRIYVDKSVVEVFANGRQCITQRVYPTRADSIGVRLLSRGGQAHFQSVQAWNMAPAF from the coding sequence ATGAACACAGCCATCGAAAAAACAGAAGCACTTATTCATTCCACACGCGTACTCGAGTCAATGTATGAGGGCGATCCTTATCGACCGTGCTATCACTTCACCCCGCCGTTCGGCTGGATGAACGACATTAACGGTTCCATCTTTTGGAAAGGTCGATATCATATCTTCTATCAGCACAACCCGGAAGGTGGCTATTGGAAATGGATGCAGTGGGGACACGCATCGAGTGTTGATTTGGTGCATTGGGTGCATCATCCGATTGCTTTAACGCCCGATCTCGATGGACCAGACCGCGATGGTTGTTTCAGCGGCGGTGCTCTCGTAAATCGGGAGGGTACCCCGACGTTCATCTATCATGGGGTTCCTGACGGAACGTGCATCGCAGCGAGTGATGATGACTTGCTTATTACGTGGGACAAACATCCAGCCAATCCGGTGATTCCAGTGCCAAAACCTGGGGAGAAAGGACACGGCGAGTATATTGTATTTGACCCGTGTGCTTGGCTGGAGGGCGATACCTACTACGCACTCATCGGGAACAGAATACCGGAACAAGTCGGGGACGGCACGGCTCTGTTTAAGTCGTCCAATCTTGTAGAGTGGGAATTCGTGCGCTCTTTTTATCAATCGCGGCGTGAGTGGACAGACGCGGAAGAAGATTGTGCAGTACCCGATTTTTATCCGTTAGGCGACAAGCACATGCTGCTGTTTTGTAGCCATTGGCAAGGCACGCAGTATTACCTCGGTAGATTTGAAAATGAAGCGTATCATGTTGAGAATTACGGACGCATGAGTTGGGCGGGTGGCATGCTCGGTGGACCGCGTTCCTTGTTAGACGCGCACGGACGACGTATCTTTTTCGATTGGATTCGGGAAATTCGCGACATTGAAGAGGAACGCGCTTCGGGTTGGTCAGGAGTTATGACCTTGCCACGCGTCCTCTCCCTCGCAACCGATGGTAGTCTGCAGATTGAACCGGTGCCAGAGTTAGACTGCCTACGGATGAACCCGAAAGAACTCAAAAACATCACACTGAACACTGATGAGGCGTTGAACTTAGAAGAAATTCAAGGGAATTGCCTTGAGTTGGCTGTTGAGATTGATCCCAAGGATGCAACCGAAGTCGGCGTTCAGGTGCTCTGCTCACCTAATCAGGCTGAGCGAACCGGGATTCTGTATGTTCCAGGGGAAGGGACTTTAAAAATAGACATCAGTCGTTCTACTTTAAACGACGCTATCCGCTATCCACACTACCGAGATGCCGGTGGTACCGCGAGATTGCCGGAGTCGGAGCAGTTTGTCGATGCCCAGCACGCGCCATTCGCATTGAAAGACAATGAAACGCTTCAACTCCGCATCTATGTCGATAAGTCTGTGGTTGAAGTATTTGCTAACGGTAGGCAGTGTATTACGCAACGCGTCTACCCGACGCGCGCTGATAGTATTGGTGTAAGGTTGTTGAGTCGTGGCGGACAGGCACACTTCCAATCCGTGCAAGCGTGGAACATGGCACCAGCGTTTTGA
- a CDS encoding Gfo/Idh/MocA family oxidoreductase — protein sequence MDKTYNVAIIGCGGISHMHAGWYVNEPRASLTAIADINAAGLKAYGEQYGVEKQYTDYIEMLETEEIDLVSVCTRPKLHAPVVIETAKRGVKGILSEKPMAENLGQAREMLETCSQHDVKLAIDHQVRFSAPYQLARQMIADGAIGDLFRIHGVCSGGDLKDNATHTVDLMRYVYSDRSVTWVIGQIERINTPMKYDLHSEDFSLGYFKFEDNVRAIIEGGSDTAPGYHHIYCYGTEGELELAAPGGPSLRVRNTASGCAWIAPELPSESNPVRDMIAAIEEDREHRSSGYQGYATHELLMAIYESSRKRRRIHLPLEEMESPLTLMIEDGWI from the coding sequence ATGGATAAAACCTACAACGTTGCGATAATTGGGTGCGGTGGGATTTCGCACATGCACGCCGGATGGTATGTGAATGAACCGCGGGCTTCTCTGACTGCGATTGCCGATATTAATGCAGCGGGATTGAAGGCGTATGGTGAACAGTACGGTGTCGAAAAACAGTATACCGATTATATTGAAATGCTTGAGACGGAAGAGATTGATCTGGTCTCTGTTTGTACGCGTCCGAAACTGCATGCGCCGGTCGTAATTGAAACCGCAAAACGGGGTGTGAAGGGGATTCTATCCGAAAAACCGATGGCAGAAAACCTCGGGCAAGCACGCGAGATGCTCGAAACCTGTTCACAACACGACGTTAAATTGGCGATTGACCATCAAGTCCGGTTTAGTGCACCCTATCAACTCGCAAGACAGATGATTGCTGACGGTGCTATTGGGGACCTTTTCCGTATTCACGGTGTCTGTAGCGGTGGCGATCTGAAAGACAACGCTACGCACACTGTTGATCTAATGCGATATGTCTACAGCGATCGTTCGGTTACTTGGGTGATTGGTCAGATTGAACGTATCAACACACCGATGAAATATGATCTGCACTCTGAAGACTTCTCGTTGGGTTACTTCAAGTTCGAGGATAATGTCCGCGCTATCATTGAAGGTGGGAGCGACACCGCTCCGGGGTATCACCACATCTACTGCTATGGCACGGAAGGTGAACTCGAACTCGCTGCTCCGGGCGGTCCCTCTCTCCGCGTCCGAAACACAGCATCGGGATGTGCTTGGATCGCGCCTGAACTTCCCTCAGAAAGCAACCCTGTACGAGACATGATAGCCGCTATTGAAGAGGACCGGGAGCATCGTTCAAGTGGTTATCAAGGATACGCAACTCACGAACTGCTTATGGCGATTTACGAGTCGTCTCGGAAACGGCGGCGGATTCATCTGCCCCTTGAAGAGATGGAATCACCCCTAACGTTGATGATTGAGGACGGATGGATATAG
- a CDS encoding HAD family hydrolase, with protein MIKAVFFDLDNTLCDSDTAWDIATGETFQLLRKYEPDVSEDTITQAWRTVHQELFGQLNAGKGSMAELRDKRFHCLFRELGLPIGKIVEELNNFLSSRYLTSLRLYEDVTVLEALHTYHVGIVTNGAHDNHTDSQFSKVQHLGLSKRIQSLTISDEVGVRKPNIKVFTVACERAGVLPKEVVFVGDSIENDIVGANRVGMTSVLIDRKSDGRIPETGDERPDYVVSNLHDVLSCLGHKAD; from the coding sequence ATGATTAAAGCAGTATTCTTTGACCTTGATAACACGCTCTGCGACTCTGATACAGCATGGGACATTGCGACAGGAGAGACATTCCAATTGCTACGTAAGTACGAACCGGATGTCTCGGAAGATACTATTACACAAGCGTGGCGGACAGTTCATCAGGAACTTTTTGGACAACTCAATGCCGGAAAAGGCTCTATGGCTGAGCTGAGAGACAAACGTTTTCACTGTTTATTCCGGGAACTCGGTCTGCCTATAGGTAAAATTGTAGAAGAACTCAACAACTTTTTGAGTTCGCGTTACCTCACAAGTTTGCGTCTTTACGAAGATGTCACGGTACTTGAGGCGTTACACACATACCATGTCGGTATTGTTACAAATGGTGCACACGATAACCATACGGACAGCCAATTTTCTAAAGTCCAACATCTCGGACTCAGTAAACGTATCCAATCGCTGACAATTTCCGATGAAGTCGGTGTCAGGAAACCAAACATCAAAGTCTTCACAGTCGCTTGTGAGCGTGCCGGTGTTCTACCCAAAGAAGTTGTGTTTGTCGGTGACTCCATTGAGAATGACATTGTTGGGGCGAACCGTGTGGGTATGACAAGCGTCCTTATTGACCGAAAATCTGATGGGCGGATACCGGAAACAGGGGATGAACGACCGGATTATGTAGTTTCAAATCTACACGATGTGTTGTCCTGCTTGGGACACAAAGCGGATTAG
- a CDS encoding GNAT family N-acetyltransferase, with translation MMRKQSRFSIEEVTPDHPDWQEFVVLVNDLKQEGWAFNPYFEQFSRYFLAAKQDGVIVGFLMFVVWDIGPHDRDHPPIQINGKTLREAKILAFGVKEGYRRHGIGTALQEYTIKQAKLFNCYQVRSVSGENYPENHLLKLSMGFAVEPMERDEKCLAFVLPLKLPREK, from the coding sequence ATGATGCGCAAGCAATCTCGCTTTTCCATTGAAGAAGTCACGCCCGACCATCCGGATTGGCAGGAATTCGTTGTGCTCGTCAACGACTTAAAGCAAGAAGGTTGGGCATTTAATCCGTATTTTGAGCAGTTTTCACGTTATTTTTTAGCGGCAAAACAAGATGGGGTCATCGTCGGATTTCTCATGTTCGTTGTGTGGGACATCGGTCCGCACGACCGCGATCATCCTCCTATCCAGATAAACGGAAAAACGCTCAGAGAGGCGAAGATCCTTGCGTTCGGTGTGAAGGAAGGTTACCGACGACACGGTATCGGCACTGCCCTTCAAGAATATACTATTAAGCAAGCAAAGTTATTTAATTGTTACCAAGTTCGATCCGTCAGCGGCGAGAATTACCCTGAAAATCATCTTCTTAAACTCTCTATGGGATTTGCTGTAGAGCCGATGGAGCGTGACGAGAAATGTTTGGCTTTTGTCCTGCCGCTTAAATTACCGAGAGAGAAGTAA
- a CDS encoding LamG domain-containing protein, which translates to MINRIPRSVFVLAVIATVLTAANSAHARQAITDGLVSYWSFNKDSVAGKTVKDIFGANDGTMDGNVEVVNGKVGEALKFSGGHVDCGADKSLTDIGDQITLEVWIKPEKPGWAIFAGISRSGNNSYVIAWSDQTRVDFNLWNGALETWPFHSVGQPDVGKWHHVAGVYDGSEAIIYINGEVDNEKKFEGVLKHNGENFWMGARKSDGLPYHGILDELRLYNRGLSQAEIENNLDAVGLAVDPTQKLALTWGAIKISK; encoded by the coding sequence ATGATTAACAGAATTCCGAGATCAGTGTTTGTTCTTGCTGTTATAGCAACTGTTTTAACGGCAGCAAATTCAGCACATGCGCGTCAAGCAATTACCGATGGATTGGTGAGTTACTGGTCGTTCAATAAAGATTCAGTCGCAGGTAAAACGGTTAAAGATATTTTCGGGGCAAACGATGGAACCATGGATGGGAATGTTGAGGTTGTTAACGGTAAAGTTGGTGAGGCACTCAAGTTTAGTGGCGGTCATGTTGATTGTGGAGCAGATAAGAGTTTAACCGACATTGGCGATCAGATTACATTGGAGGTGTGGATAAAACCTGAGAAACCTGGCTGGGCGATTTTCGCGGGTATATCGAGATCAGGAAATAATTCTTATGTGATCGCGTGGTCAGACCAAACTCGGGTTGATTTTAATCTCTGGAACGGTGCCTTAGAGACATGGCCCTTTCACAGCGTCGGTCAGCCCGATGTAGGGAAATGGCATCACGTCGCTGGCGTTTACGACGGATCCGAAGCCATTATTTATATCAATGGTGAAGTGGACAATGAGAAAAAATTTGAAGGCGTTCTCAAACATAACGGAGAGAACTTTTGGATGGGTGCCAGAAAATCGGATGGACTCCCTTACCACGGCATTCTTGACGAACTTCGTCTTTACAACCGCGGTCTCAGTCAAGCGGAGATTGAAAACAACCTTGATGCCGTCGGTCTTGCTGTTGACCCAACCCAGAAATTAGCACTCACCTGGGGAGCAATAAAGATTTCAAAGTAG
- a CDS encoding Rieske (2Fe-2S) protein: MARVVVGKVSEIPPGKRKIIVPFRGKAGIGVFNVGGKFYAVRNICPHKHGPLCTGELTGRFAADVPPSIDGATLSVDGLGEVLRCPWHQWTFDIATGQCLVKETLRVATYSVKVEGDDVVVEYDG, from the coding sequence ATGGCACGTGTTGTCGTCGGAAAAGTGTCGGAAATTCCACCCGGGAAACGTAAGATCATTGTCCCGTTCCGTGGCAAAGCAGGTATCGGGGTCTTTAATGTTGGTGGTAAGTTTTACGCCGTCCGTAACATCTGTCCACATAAGCATGGACCTCTTTGTACAGGTGAACTCACGGGGCGGTTCGCCGCTGACGTACCACCTTCTATTGATGGGGCAACGCTCTCTGTTGACGGCTTAGGCGAGGTGCTTCGTTGCCCTTGGCACCAATGGACCTTCGACATCGCTACCGGACAGTGCCTCGTCAAGGAAACATTGCGTGTAGCAACTTATTCTGTCAAGGTTGAAGGGGACGATGTGGTTGTAGAATACGATGGCTAA
- a CDS encoding amidohydrolase family protein, which produces MSQIGAKPVTAPGWTAKPKNGIAIVDCDVHHNFRHPTQLLPYLSKFYQEHLLDQGLHLGGYPNIPIRSNRVDLKGRIEEAVESTPKNSGGDPRDFNFTLAFMQEEHLDVWNIDVAVLTGPPVFYGYSGLPDVDWAAVLCRAFNDWTIEHWLEKDKRVVNAILISPSDPPQAVEEINRLADRKDTVAVMVPMGTSRPFGNRFYHPIWEACEAHGLPVISHIGGGGGANRNVPTPVGHPTYYMENRMSRPYVASTHATSLICEGVFEKFPNLKFALIEAQQMWAVPVMWHLDTDWKALRDQTPWLKRLPSEYFREHIRIGSQPMHEPEKPEQMYQMLEMIHADETLIFCSDFPHFDWNDPVTVLPELSDDLKHRIFAQNALDILRLDLEKANGSPKPISN; this is translated from the coding sequence ATGAGTCAAATTGGAGCAAAGCCCGTTACTGCACCGGGTTGGACTGCCAAACCGAAAAACGGTATTGCTATTGTTGATTGTGATGTCCACCACAATTTCCGCCATCCTACACAATTGTTGCCCTACCTGTCAAAGTTCTATCAGGAACACCTCCTTGATCAAGGATTACATCTCGGTGGGTATCCGAATATCCCGATTCGGAGCAACCGCGTAGACCTTAAAGGGAGAATCGAAGAAGCCGTTGAATCAACACCGAAAAATTCGGGTGGCGACCCAAGAGATTTCAACTTCACATTAGCGTTCATGCAAGAGGAGCATCTCGACGTTTGGAATATCGACGTTGCTGTGCTTACGGGTCCCCCCGTGTTCTACGGATACTCTGGACTCCCGGATGTTGACTGGGCAGCCGTGCTCTGCCGTGCTTTTAACGACTGGACAATTGAGCATTGGCTTGAGAAAGACAAACGTGTTGTCAATGCTATCCTTATCTCGCCATCGGACCCGCCGCAAGCTGTGGAAGAGATTAACAGGCTTGCAGACCGGAAAGACACTGTCGCTGTCATGGTGCCGATGGGAACGAGTCGCCCGTTCGGCAATCGTTTTTATCACCCGATATGGGAGGCATGCGAAGCACACGGACTCCCTGTCATATCACATATCGGTGGCGGCGGTGGTGCCAATCGAAACGTACCAACCCCAGTTGGACATCCCACCTACTACATGGAAAATCGGATGAGTCGTCCCTATGTTGCCAGCACACACGCGACATCTCTCATTTGCGAAGGCGTTTTTGAAAAGTTTCCGAATCTCAAGTTTGCTCTTATTGAAGCGCAACAGATGTGGGCGGTGCCGGTGATGTGGCATTTGGATACCGATTGGAAAGCCCTACGCGATCAGACTCCGTGGCTTAAACGTCTACCCAGTGAATACTTCCGCGAACACATCCGAATTGGATCGCAGCCGATGCATGAACCTGAAAAACCGGAACAGATGTATCAGATGTTAGAGATGATACACGCCGATGAAACGCTGATATTCTGTTCAGATTTTCCTCATTTCGACTGGAACGATCCGGTGACTGTACTTCCCGAACTTTCTGACGACTTGAAACATCGTATCTTCGCACAAAACGCGCTCGATATCCTTCGATTGGATTTAGAGAAAGCCAACGGATCCCCGAAGCCAATATCGAATTAA